The DNA segment GCAGTGCTATCTTTTGTTCTGGAGGTGTGCGATGGCTGATTCGATATCCGGTATTAATTCATCCAGTCTGCTGGCAGCGGTGTTGCAGCAGGCATCGAATAAGCAAGAGTTGGCGGTGGCTGTCGTCAAAAAAGGCCAGGAAGTCGAAGCCGCCCAGGGAGAGGCCGCGCTGAAGCTGATTGATTCGGCCGCTACAACTGCTGCCGGCAAAATCGATACTTACGCTTGATGCGTGTTCGCGGCGCTCAGGTTCTTTTCAAGATCAATTCCAATACCAGTTTGCTGCCGAAATAAGCCAAGAGCAGCAGCACAAAGCCAATCAGCGTCCATTGGATTGCGGTACTGCCACGCCAGCCGTACCGCAGTCGCCCGACCAACAACCCGGAAAAAATCAACCAAGCGCAAATTGACAGGACTGTCTTGTGGGCCAGATGCTGCGCGAAGATGTCTTCGATAAAAATGAAACCGCTAATCAGCGCAGCGGTTAAAAACACCAATCCTGTGCCGATCATTTGAAATAACAAGGTTTCCATCGCTTGTAGCGGTGGCAGCGCCAGCATTAGTCTTTTCGGCTGGTGGCTGCGCAGTTGTTGGTCTTGAATCGCCAGCAAGATGGCCTGAATCGCCGCGATATTCAACAAACTGAACGCGACGATGGAAGTCAGAATGTGGACGCTCATCTGCCAACTATGCGTAACCAGCGGATGGTTGGTTTCCGGAAAAATCATATCCAGGCCGATCAATGCCGCCGCCAGAGGGAATACCGCGACGCCGAGTTTTTCGACCGGCTTGTCCAGTGCGGCGCATAGTAGAAACCACGAGATGACTAGCGCTACCAGGGTCGCTGCGTTAAAGAAACTGAAGTTGAAAGGTTGTTCGCCAAGGAAGATGGTCCCGGCGTAAGCGGCATGCAATGCGGCGCCGATCCAGGCCAGGCGGATAGGCACCGGGCGGCGCTCCTGTCCGGCGAAAAGGTCCTTCGCGATGAAAGTGGCCGCGGCCAAATAGCATAAAACCGATAGGATGCCGAGAATTGCGATATTCATTGGAGTGGCGGGGCAGAATTATCAAAAGGCGTTGCGTAGGCCTTATGTTAAACTAAGCCCGAGTATTGTTCTAACTCCGCTTGAGCCGGAACGAGTCGTAATTAACCAGCTAAACAAGACGTATCTATGTTCGATAATTTATCCGATCGCCTGAGTGGCACACTTAAAAAAATAAAAGGCCAAGGCCGTCTGACCGAGAGCAATATTCAGGAGACCATGCGCGAGGTGCGGATGGCTTTGCTGGAGGCCGATGTCGCTTTGCCGGTGGTGACCGACTTTATCGAGCAAGTTACTCAGCGCGCGCTCGGCCAGGAAGTGCAAACCAGTTTGACGCCGGGTCAGGCTCTGATCAAGGTGGTGCAATCGGAGCTGATAAATGTGATGGGTGCGGCCAACGAAGAGTTGAATCTGCGTAC comes from the Methylomonas sp. EFPC3 genome and includes:
- the ccsA gene encoding cytochrome c biogenesis protein CcsA, translating into MPIRLAWIGAALHAAYAGTIFLGEQPFNFSFFNAATLVALVISWFLLCAALDKPVEKLGVAVFPLAAALIGLDMIFPETNHPLVTHSWQMSVHILTSIVAFSLLNIAAIQAILLAIQDQQLRSHQPKRLMLALPPLQAMETLLFQMIGTGLVFLTAALISGFIFIEDIFAQHLAHKTVLSICAWLIFSGLLVGRLRYGWRGSTAIQWTLIGFVLLLLAYFGSKLVLELILKRT